A genomic window from Methanobrevibacter sp. TLL-48-HuF1 includes:
- the guaB gene encoding IMP dehydrogenase translates to MFSKKVQEAKVAYTFDDFLLTPNASYVEPKDIDTRIKLGKGIKLNIPILSAAMDTVTEADLAIAMAQEGGIGVIHRNITQEKQVEEVKKVKSAEDLTIRDVITITPDSTIADVQAKMNDELISGLPVVDNDEIIGIISKRDIRPVLKKGVDKTVKDIMTSDVVTVEEPITAEEALNIAYENKVERLPVLRDGKLVGIITIKDILNQAQYPNAARDKDGNYLVAAASGPFDLDRAMALDQAGADIISIDCAHAHNMNVVKFTETIKDNIDADLCVGNIATAEAAEDLASMGVDGLKVGIGPGSMCTTRIVAGVGVPQLTAISEVADVAREYDIPVIADGGIRYSGDIAKAIGAGADAVMLGNLLAASYEAPGEVVVMNGKQYKKYRGMGSMGAMTSEYDGGADRYFQGSKSKMNHTKYVPEGIEGAVPYRGTVNEILFQLVGGLKSSMGYCGAKDIAAMQEKAKFVRITSSGIKESHPHDLLITNESPNYPTLD, encoded by the coding sequence ATGTTTTCAAAAAAAGTTCAAGAAGCAAAGGTAGCTTATACTTTTGATGATTTTTTATTAACTCCTAATGCAAGTTATGTGGAACCAAAGGATATTGATACTAGAATTAAATTAGGAAAAGGTATTAAGTTAAATATACCAATTTTAAGTGCTGCTATGGACACTGTTACTGAAGCAGATTTGGCAATAGCTATGGCACAGGAAGGTGGTATTGGAGTAATTCACAGAAATATTACTCAGGAAAAACAAGTGGAAGAAGTTAAAAAAGTCAAGTCAGCTGAAGATTTAACAATACGTGATGTTATAACTATTACTCCGGATTCTACAATTGCCGATGTTCAGGCAAAAATGAATGATGAATTAATCAGCGGTCTTCCAGTTGTAGATAATGATGAAATTATTGGTATAATCTCTAAAAGAGATATCAGACCTGTATTGAAAAAAGGTGTTGATAAAACTGTAAAGGACATCATGACATCTGATGTTGTAACTGTTGAAGAACCAATTACTGCAGAAGAAGCTTTAAACATTGCTTATGAAAATAAAGTTGAAAGACTTCCTGTTCTTCGTGACGGTAAACTGGTTGGAATCATTACTATTAAGGATATTTTAAATCAGGCTCAATATCCTAATGCTGCTCGTGATAAAGACGGCAACTATTTAGTGGCAGCTGCATCTGGTCCTTTTGATTTAGATAGGGCTATGGCTTTAGATCAGGCTGGTGCAGATATTATTTCTATTGACTGTGCTCATGCTCATAATATGAATGTAGTTAAGTTTACTGAAACTATTAAAGATAATATTGATGCTGATTTATGTGTAGGTAATATAGCTACTGCAGAAGCTGCTGAAGACTTAGCATCTATGGGTGTAGACGGTCTTAAAGTAGGTATTGGACCAGGTTCAATGTGTACTACTCGTATTGTAGCTGGTGTTGGTGTACCACAGCTTACAGCTATTTCAGAAGTTGCTGATGTAGCTCGTGAATATGATATTCCGGTAATAGCTGACGGTGGAATCAGATACTCTGGAGATATTGCAAAAGCTATTGGTGCAGGTGCAGATGCAGTAATGCTTGGTAATTTACTTGCAGCATCCTATGAAGCTCCTGGTGAAGTTGTTGTTATGAATGGTAAACAATACAAAAAATACCGTGGAATGGGTTCCATGGGAGCAATGACCAGTGAGTATGATGGTGGAGCAGACAGATACTTCCAAGGATCTAAAAGTAAAATGAATCATACCAAATATGTTCCTGAAGGAATTGAAGGAGCTGTGCCTTACAGAGGAACTGTTAATGAGATTTTATTCCAACTTGTTGGAGGTTTAAAATCTTCCATGGGATATTGCGGCGCTAAAGATATTGCAGCTATGCAGGAAAAAGCAAAATTCGTTAGAATCACAAGCAGTGGTATTAAAGAATCCCATCCTCATGATTTATTAATTACTAACGAAAGTCCTAATTATCCAACTCTTGATTAG
- the rpl37A gene encoding 50S ribosomal protein L37Ae, with the protein MARTKKVGITGRFGARYGRKAKRSVKMIEENMKKNHVCPRCDRPYVKRQAAGIWKCRKCGAVFTGGAYVPETPMAKSAARNIRNVNVEE; encoded by the coding sequence ATGGCAAGAACAAAAAAAGTGGGTATTACAGGTAGGTTCGGTGCAAGATACGGAAGAAAAGCAAAAAGATCTGTAAAAATGATCGAAGAAAACATGAAAAAAAATCATGTTTGTCCTAGATGTGATAGACCTTATGTAAAAAGACAAGCTGCTGGAATTTGGAAATGTAGAAAATGTGGTGCAGTATTTACTGGAGGAGCATATGTACCAGAAACTCCTATGGCAAAATCTGCAGCACGTAACATAAGAAATGTTAATGTGGAGGAATAA
- a CDS encoding DNA-directed RNA polymerase subunit P encodes MYRCPHCGTEVDHKSYMENKCPKCRYRILFKNVPEVTRIIKAR; translated from the coding sequence TTGTATAGATGTCCACATTGTGGAACTGAAGTAGATCACAAAAGCTACATGGAAAATAAATGTCCTAAATGCAGATATAGGATTTTATTTAAAAATGTTCCAGAAGTAACAAGAATTATAAAAGCAAGATAA
- a CDS encoding glycosyltransferase family 2 protein — MKTLDIVVPCYNEEEMLQIFYKEVSDNLKNIKWNVIFVNDGSNDNTLEVIKELENSYDNVKYISFSRNFGKESAIYAGLDYSTEDYVVLMDADLQDPPSLIPKMMEYIKEYDIVGTRRVTRKGEPFIRSFFARLFYKIANKITKIELVDGARDFRLMKREVVNAILDLKEYNRFSKGIFQWVGFETKWLEYENIERQKGESSWSFWELFKYSIEGIVSFTTAPLHIATITGIFFSIIAFLAIIVIVIKTLLFGEHVEGWPSTVSIILFLSGIQLFAAGIIGEYLAKIYLESKKRPIYIIKEKD, encoded by the coding sequence ATGAAAACATTAGACATAGTTGTTCCATGTTATAATGAAGAAGAAATGCTTCAAATATTCTACAAAGAAGTTTCAGATAATCTGAAAAACATAAAATGGAATGTTATTTTTGTAAATGACGGATCAAATGACAACACTTTAGAAGTTATCAAAGAACTTGAAAACAGCTATGATAATGTTAAATACATCTCATTTTCAAGAAACTTCGGTAAGGAATCTGCAATATATGCAGGATTAGACTATTCCACTGAAGATTATGTTGTACTAATGGATGCTGATCTGCAAGACCCCCCATCTTTAATTCCTAAAATGATGGAATATATCAAAGAATATGATATTGTAGGAACACGCAGAGTCACAAGAAAAGGAGAACCTTTTATAAGATCATTTTTTGCAAGATTATTCTATAAAATAGCTAATAAAATAACTAAAATAGAACTTGTTGACGGTGCAAGAGACTTTAGATTAATGAAAAGAGAAGTTGTAAATGCAATCCTTGATTTGAAAGAGTATAACCGTTTTTCAAAAGGAATTTTCCAATGGGTCGGATTTGAAACAAAATGGCTGGAATATGAAAATATTGAAAGACAAAAAGGAGAAAGTAGCTGGTCATTTTGGGAACTGTTCAAATACTCCATTGAAGGAATTGTTTCTTTTACAACAGCTCCTCTTCATATAGCTACCATTACAGGGATTTTCTTTTCAATTATTGCATTTTTAGCTATTATAGTTATTGTTATAAAAACTCTTTTATTTGGAGAGCATGTAGAAGGTTGGCCTTCAACTGTTTCAATTATTCTGTTTTTAAGCGGAATTCAGCTATTTGCTGCAGGAATAATTGGAGAATATTTAGCTAAAATTTATCTGGAAAGTAAAAAAAGACCGATTTATATTATAAAAGAAAAAGATTAA
- a CDS encoding LUD domain-containing protein has translation MKESELKTMRKSFKTVKDRSSKIKNSSSIKRLEKRVKEIEKESIAHKEELMEVAVESFKRNGIDVEYAKTKDDALDIIYDLLDDNGSNVIAKAKSNTLGEIELKSNLAAKGYDVVETDLGDRILQLKKEDNKPVHPTGPASHLNVDEIASIVNESMKTNVGRVPREIMEVVRADVLKRLENSTVGISGANVVAAEEGSIVLVHNEGNISLVSLKDLHIIVAGIDKFVPALEDAMSVAKLETVYATGNYVTSYINVISGPSKTADIEKKLLKNMYGAEKVVVILLDNGRSEAREECLWCIGCGNCIVNCPVYNAVGNEFGFNNYLGGRGVAMSKFIEDDEKCFESGLYKCTLCGLCTVNCPVSIPTNDIIEKMRKSSQLHPKAHEKISKSVIEKDSPY, from the coding sequence ATGAAGGAAAGTGAACTTAAAACAATGAGGAAGTCATTTAAAACAGTTAAAGACAGATCTTCCAAAATTAAAAATTCCTCTTCCATTAAACGATTGGAAAAAAGAGTTAAGGAAATTGAAAAAGAGTCAATTGCTCATAAAGAGGAACTGATGGAAGTGGCTGTTGAATCATTTAAGCGAAATGGTATTGATGTTGAATATGCCAAAACCAAGGACGATGCGTTGGATATTATTTATGATTTGTTAGATGATAACGGTTCTAATGTAATCGCTAAAGCCAAATCCAATACTTTAGGTGAAATTGAACTTAAAAGTAATTTGGCTGCTAAAGGTTATGATGTTGTTGAAACTGACTTGGGAGATAGGATTTTACAACTTAAAAAAGAAGATAACAAACCAGTGCATCCAACAGGTCCGGCATCTCATTTAAATGTAGATGAAATAGCCAGTATTGTTAATGAATCCATGAAAACTAATGTGGGAAGGGTTCCCCGTGAAATTATGGAAGTTGTAAGGGCAGATGTATTAAAACGTCTTGAAAATTCAACTGTAGGTATAAGTGGAGCTAATGTTGTAGCGGCTGAAGAGGGATCTATTGTTTTAGTTCATAATGAGGGCAATATTTCATTAGTTTCTCTAAAAGATTTGCATATTATTGTAGCAGGAATTGATAAATTTGTACCTGCTCTGGAAGATGCAATGTCTGTTGCAAAACTTGAAACAGTTTATGCAACTGGAAATTATGTAACTTCATATATTAATGTAATTTCAGGACCGTCAAAAACAGCAGATATTGAGAAAAAACTTCTTAAAAATATGTATGGTGCTGAAAAGGTAGTTGTTATATTGCTTGACAATGGAAGAAGTGAAGCTAGAGAAGAATGCCTCTGGTGTATTGGCTGTGGAAACTGTATAGTTAACTGTCCGGTATATAATGCTGTTGGAAACGAATTCGGATTCAACAATTATTTAGGCGGTCGTGGAGTAGCTATGAGTAAATTCATTGAAGATGATGAAAAATGTTTTGAATCAGGATTGTATAAATGTACTTTATGCGGGTTATGTACTGTTAATTGTCCCGTATCTATTCCTACAAATGACATAATTGAAAAAATGAGAAAATCTTCACAGCTTCATCCAAAAGCTCATGAAAAAATAAGTAAATCTGTTATAGAAAAAGATTCTCCATATTAA
- a CDS encoding (5-formylfuran-3-yl)methyl phosphate synthase, whose translation MLLLISPINHEEALESIKGGADIVDVKNPKEGSLGANFPWVIRDIREITPEDKLVSATLGDVPYKPGTVSLAAMGAHVSGADYIKVGLYGTKDYDEAVEVMENVAKTIKDVDNDTIVVAAGYADAHRVGAVDPMEIPKVAKDAGCDLAMLDTAVKDGHTLFDYLSIEDLEKFVNEAHSYGLKTALAGSVKKEQLKPLNDIGCDVVGIRGAACVGGDRNTGKIHHSAVAELKELCDSF comes from the coding sequence ATGCTTCTATTAATAAGTCCTATAAATCATGAAGAAGCTCTCGAATCTATTAAAGGCGGAGCAGATATTGTCGATGTGAAAAATCCTAAAGAAGGATCTTTAGGTGCTAATTTCCCTTGGGTTATTAGGGATATTAGGGAGATAACTCCTGAAGACAAATTAGTTAGTGCAACTTTAGGTGATGTACCGTATAAGCCAGGTACTGTTTCTCTTGCGGCGATGGGAGCTCATGTTTCTGGAGCAGATTATATTAAAGTAGGATTATATGGAACAAAAGATTATGATGAAGCAGTTGAAGTTATGGAAAATGTAGCTAAAACAATTAAAGATGTTGATAATGACACTATTGTTGTAGCTGCAGGTTATGCAGATGCACACCGTGTTGGTGCAGTTGACCCTATGGAAATTCCAAAAGTAGCTAAAGATGCTGGATGTGATTTAGCTATGCTTGATACTGCTGTTAAAGACGGTCATACATTATTTGATTATTTAAGTATTGAAGATTTAGAAAAATTTGTTAATGAAGCTCATAGTTATGGTTTGAAAACAGCTCTTGCAGGTTCTGTTAAAAAAGAACAGTTAAAACCTTTAAATGACATTGGTTGTGATGTTGTAGGTATTAGGGGAGCTGCTTGTGTAGGTGGTGATCGTAACACTGGTAAAATACATCATAGTGCTGTAGCTGAGCTTAAAGAATTATGTGATTCATTTTAA